The Nitrospira sp. genome includes the window CCGCACGAGGTCCGCGTCGATATTGTTGACGATCTTCTGTAGTTCTTTCGCCGGCACCGGTTCGGTCTTGAGCCGTTCCAATTCCGCATAGATCGCCGTCTCCACCTCCCCCGTCGTATGAGGCGCCAGCGGCGTGGCGGTCAGGATGAAGAGATTCGGGGCGCGCACGCCGGGGTAGTTGGCATCGGACCCGACGGACCCGGCCAGCCGTTTCCCCCTGACGATGGTAGTCTGCAGACGGGACGTCAGCCCGTCGGTCAGAATTTCATCGATCACATCGAAGACATCGTCGTCCGGATGGCCCAGGCCCGGCTTGTGATACCCGATCGCCACGATCGGTTCGGCATCGAACTCGACCTCGACGCGGCGCTCGCCCCGCTGCTCCGGCTCCACCGTCACGATCTCAGGCGTGGCGCTCGCGGCCGGAATCTTTCCGAACGTCCCCTCGATCAAGGCAATGACCTCTTTCGGATTGATATCCCCCACGAGGGCGATCGTCGCGTTGTTCGGCCCATAGTAGGTTTTGAAGAAAGCCTCGGTCGCTGCCGGAGTCAGCGACAGAATGTCCGATCCCCATCCAATGGTCGGCACGCCATAGGGATGCGCCCGAAAGGCCGCCGAGGTAAAGGTTTCGAAGAGGAGTCCGTTCGGACTGTCGTCGTTGCGCAGGCGGCGTTCTTCCATCACCACGCCGCGCTCTTTGTAGAATTCGCGGAGGACCGGATTCGCCATCCGGTCGGCTTCGATGGCCGCCCAGACCGGCAACCGGTTGGCCGGGAGGCTGATCGTATAGCGGGTGAGATCTTTCCCGGTGGAGGCGTTGAGCCCCACACCGCCGTGGCGCTGATAGAGCAAGGCCATTTCGTTGCCGACCACATACTGGCCCGCTTGCGCTTGCAGGTCCGTGACCTGTTTCTGCAAGGTATCAAGCGCGGCCTGCTCCTCCGGCGTCACCGCAGCGCCCTTCTTGGCCAACTCGCGCTGCCGTTGATCGAGGAGGGTCCCCACGCGAGACAGCTCGTCGAGCGTCAGCTTCTCTTTGTCATAGTCCTTCGTCCCGACGGTCCGCGTCCCCTTGAAAGCCATATGCTCATACAGGT containing:
- a CDS encoding pitrilysin family protein, whose amino-acid sequence is MIAELLHGSRDASRVTALCLGLVVSLTLYLVPAVAEGPSLADRVIEHKLANGLTVLMVERHQTPVVSVNITFAVGGVNEQVGQTGLAHLYEHMAFKGTRTVGTKDYDKEKLTLDELSRVGTLLDQRQRELAKKGAAVTPEEQAALDTLQKQVTDLQAQAGQYVVGNEMALLYQRHGGVGLNASTGKDLTRYTISLPANRLPVWAAIEADRMANPVLREFYKERGVVMEERRLRNDDSPNGLLFETFTSAAFRAHPYGVPTIGWGSDILSLTPAATEAFFKTYYGPNNATIALVGDINPKEVIALIEGTFGKIPAASATPEIVTVEPEQRGERRVEVEFDAEPIVAIGYHKPGLGHPDDDVFDVIDEILTDGLTSRLQTTIVRGKRLAGSVGSDANYPGVRAPNLFILTATPLAPHTTGEVETAIYAELERLKTEPVPAKELQKIVNNIDADLVRALRSNSGLASQLALFQTVAGDWRHVLKSRDRIAAVTPADIQRVARQYFTKSNRTVGTLVKHAREKNLTAGNEVAR